The Halobellus sp. MBLA0158 genome has a window encoding:
- a CDS encoding DUF7266 family protein: MIREPRGTGGDADRAVSITVNYVIALAITAVLISGLLIGAGGYVEDQRDRVVREELDVVAEQLAAGIADADRLAAAEAVSRSVRVGVDLPRRVARESYRIEVTEIAAPGSEPARHDLTLRAARSDVSVTLTLTTSVDLTEGSTAGGWTVVRLDAANDTLVVADGDREGTLALEPMRGV; the protein is encoded by the coding sequence GTGATCCGAGAGCCGCGCGGCACCGGTGGGGACGCGGACCGCGCCGTCTCGATCACGGTGAACTACGTCATCGCGCTGGCGATCACGGCCGTCCTGATCTCGGGGCTCCTGATCGGCGCCGGCGGCTACGTCGAGGACCAGCGCGACCGGGTCGTCCGCGAGGAGCTGGACGTCGTCGCCGAGCAGCTCGCGGCCGGGATCGCCGACGCCGACCGGCTCGCGGCGGCCGAGGCCGTCTCCCGCTCGGTCCGGGTCGGCGTCGACCTCCCGCGGCGGGTCGCCCGCGAGTCCTATCGGATCGAGGTCACCGAAATCGCCGCGCCCGGCTCCGAACCGGCGCGACACGACCTGACGCTGCGCGCCGCGCGCTCCGACGTGAGCGTCACGCTTACCCTCACCACCAGCGTAGACCTCACCGAGGGCTCGACCGCCGGCGGCTGGACCGTCGTCCGACTCGACGCGGCGAACGACACGCTCGTCGTGGCGGACGGCGACCGGGAGGGGACGCTGGCGCTCGAACCGATGCGGGGAGTCTAA
- a CDS encoding DUF7289 family protein, with translation MTAGTRGQSSNIGLVLLLALTIVGAGVVVAVGSSALADVQNEASLDRTANAMTLLDARTAIVGLGEGSVQTVRLGRTDGGRYVADAERGWIRVTHTNYTASETETIYNASLGTVAYEDGETTIAYQGGGVWRARDGGTSMVSPPEFHYRGTTLTLPVIRIRSNDAAGGTTTATIRRTHETVRVFPNETDATGDGVGAPYDVDDPDGSTRQYVNPVRNGTVSVTVHSQFYEGWADYFRTRTSGNVSVDDDARTATVVLETTRGVGTFDFPQKEDSIAVRGIAAGHAVTDFQVSVRKDDGTFNNLYVSFYIEEGSKAWETRVGVPNGIGNSYCPGQTSTESVPMDVYYHDAATPEGVHLWSNDSIPSDSGPVQLACDGDDMIIQVDFTSPDQPLTYTDGDFDGDDGDETALDWADRNDSSAQAPSPTTFAHPGDDGENTTYSFGDRQNLRILTRHYFATFDSDFKLAVSHGPGDRGTSQIDVSGSGGTLRYNTTGEGSYITYLHVTENNVSVALN, from the coding sequence ATGACCGCAGGAACCAGGGGGCAGTCGTCGAACATCGGGCTCGTGCTGCTGCTCGCTTTGACGATCGTGGGCGCGGGCGTCGTCGTCGCCGTCGGCTCGTCGGCGCTCGCCGACGTCCAGAACGAGGCGTCGCTCGACCGGACGGCCAACGCGATGACGCTGCTCGACGCCCGGACCGCGATCGTTGGCCTCGGCGAGGGCTCGGTCCAGACCGTCCGGCTCGGTCGCACCGACGGCGGCCGCTACGTCGCCGACGCCGAGCGCGGGTGGATCCGGGTCACGCACACGAACTACACGGCGAGCGAGACGGAGACCATCTACAACGCCAGCCTCGGGACCGTGGCGTACGAGGACGGCGAGACCACGATCGCCTACCAGGGCGGCGGCGTCTGGCGCGCCCGCGACGGCGGCACGTCGATGGTGTCGCCGCCGGAGTTCCACTACCGCGGCACGACGCTGACGCTTCCCGTCATCCGGATCCGCTCGAACGACGCCGCCGGCGGCACGACGACGGCGACGATCCGGCGCACCCACGAGACGGTCCGGGTCTTCCCGAACGAGACGGACGCGACCGGCGACGGCGTCGGCGCGCCCTACGACGTCGACGACCCCGACGGGTCGACCAGACAGTACGTCAATCCGGTCCGCAACGGCACCGTCTCGGTGACGGTCCACAGCCAGTTCTACGAGGGCTGGGCCGACTACTTCCGGACGCGGACGAGCGGGAACGTCTCCGTCGACGACGACGCCCGCACCGCCACGGTCGTCCTGGAGACGACCCGCGGCGTCGGCACCTTCGACTTCCCGCAGAAGGAAGACAGCATCGCGGTCCGCGGGATCGCCGCGGGCCACGCCGTCACCGACTTCCAGGTGTCGGTGCGGAAGGACGACGGGACGTTCAACAACCTCTATGTCTCCTTCTACATCGAGGAGGGATCGAAGGCCTGGGAGACGCGCGTCGGCGTCCCGAACGGCATCGGTAACAGCTACTGTCCCGGCCAGACGTCCACGGAGTCCGTCCCGATGGATGTCTACTACCACGACGCCGCGACGCCCGAAGGCGTCCACCTCTGGTCGAACGACTCGATCCCCTCGGACTCGGGCCCGGTCCAGCTCGCCTGCGACGGCGACGATATGATCATCCAGGTCGACTTCACGAGCCCCGACCAGCCGCTGACCTACACCGACGGCGACTTCGACGGCGACGACGGCGACGAGACCGCACTCGACTGGGCGGACCGGAACGACTCGTCGGCGCAGGCGCCGAGCCCGACCACCTTCGCCCACCCCGGCGACGACGGCGAGAACACCACCTACTCGTTCGGGGACCGGCAGAACCTCCGGATCCTCACCCGCCACTACTTCGCGACCTTCGACTCGGACTTCAAGCTCGCTGTCAGCCACGGGCCGGGCGACCGCGGCACCTCACAGATCGACGTGAGCGGCTCTGGCGGGACGCTCCGCTACAACACCACCGGCGAGGGCTCCTACATCACCTACCTGCACGTGACCGAAAACAACGTGAGCGTGGCGCTGAACTGA
- a CDS encoding DUF7289 family protein, giving the protein MGRGGGRKAGGDSRDRAVSETISFVLVFALVVASVGTVYALGVSELESTRDAERVENAQRAFDVLADNLGDLLEGAPSRGTEVRLADATLRSTDGVAVNVTVDPASGPAESWSYATAALVYDVETGGEIRFANGAVIRDSERGGATVVRGPPLVVADDRVLLRLIKQEHVGTPAVGGSDTVRIRMLADRSRVFYDEDSASYDMVRVNVTTPYTDAWARHYESRGFACDEVAAPTPDASGRIACTVSDVGDVERVTVVWTRVTTAFE; this is encoded by the coding sequence ATGGGACGCGGGGGCGGGAGGAAAGCGGGGGGAGACAGCCGCGACCGCGCGGTCAGCGAGACGATCAGCTTCGTCCTCGTCTTCGCGCTCGTCGTCGCCTCGGTCGGCACGGTCTACGCACTCGGGGTCTCCGAGCTCGAATCCACCCGCGACGCCGAGCGGGTCGAGAACGCCCAGCGGGCGTTCGACGTCCTCGCGGACAACCTCGGCGACCTCCTGGAAGGCGCGCCGAGCCGGGGGACGGAGGTGAGGCTCGCGGACGCGACCCTCCGCTCGACCGACGGCGTCGCGGTGAACGTGACGGTCGACCCGGCGAGCGGTCCGGCGGAGTCGTGGTCGTACGCGACCGCCGCGCTCGTCTACGATGTCGAGACGGGCGGCGAGATCCGCTTCGCAAACGGCGCGGTCATCCGCGACAGCGAGCGGGGCGGCGCGACGGTCGTCCGGGGGCCGCCGCTCGTCGTCGCCGACGACCGGGTGCTGTTGCGGCTGATCAAGCAGGAACACGTCGGTACGCCGGCCGTCGGCGGCTCCGACACCGTCCGGATCCGGATGCTCGCGGACAGGTCGCGGGTGTTCTACGACGAGGACTCGGCGAGCTACGATATGGTCCGCGTGAACGTGACGACGCCCTACACCGACGCCTGGGCGCGGCACTACGAGTCGCGGGGGTTCGCCTGCGACGAGGTCGCGGCGCCGACGCCCGACGCGTCCGGCCGGATCGCCTGTACCGTCTCGGACGTCGGCGACGTCGAGCGGGTCACCGTCGTCTGGACGCGGGTGACGACCGCCTTCGAGTAG